The following are from one region of the Nicotiana tabacum cultivar K326 chromosome 3, ASM71507v2, whole genome shotgun sequence genome:
- the LOC142175673 gene encoding uncharacterized protein LOC142175673, whose amino-acid sequence MANQVNIGALFQEGTSQVRPPYFNGQYFSHWKVRMEIYAKDYDVKVWRVIKKGNYPLPAATPPLVDPEHIDLYTKEQMKVVQVNNKAINLLYNAISNEEYEKIYSCETTKEMWDKLEVTFEGTNKVKETHINMLVHDYKLFSMKEGESIEEMFPRFSKIISDLKAFGKPYTSGDQVRKILRSLPTTWQTKVPLES is encoded by the coding sequence atggcaaaTCAAGTTAACATAGGAGCTCTCTTCCAGGAAGGAACTTCACAAGTTAGGCCACCATACTTTAATGGACAATATTTCTCTCACTGGAAAGTGCGTATGGAGATCTATGCCAAGGATTATGACGTTAAAGTTTGGAgagtcatcaaaaaggggaactaTCCCTTACCAGCTGCTACTCCACCACTTGTTGATCCTGAACATATAGATTTATATACAAAAGAGCAAATGAAAGTGGTACAAGTTAACAACAAAGCGATAAATCTGCTTTACAATGCTATAAGTAATGAAGAATATGAGAAAATCTATAGTTGTGAAACAACCAAAGAAATGTGGGACAAGCTCGAGGTTACATTTGAAGGAACCAACAAAGTAAAGGAAACACATATCAATATGTTGGTTCATGATTACAAACTCTTCTcaatgaaagaaggagaatctATTGAAGAGATGTTTCCCAGGttcagcaaaataattagcgATCTAAAAGCATTCGGCAAGCCATATACTAGTGGTGATCAAGTCAGAAAAATTCTCAGAAGCCTGCCAACCACTTGGCAAACCAAAGTACCACTTGAATCGTAG